The following coding sequences are from one Gossypium raimondii isolate GPD5lz chromosome 4, ASM2569854v1, whole genome shotgun sequence window:
- the LOC105768053 gene encoding ethylene-insensitive protein 2 gives MEAEGGNANHQRGALHQMFPVLLPVLLISIGYVDPGKWVATVEGGARFGFDLVVPMLLFNCAAILCQYLSARIGVVTGRGLAQICSEEYDKSTRLFLGVQAELSVVALDLTMVLGVAHGINLLFGVDLSTGVFLAALDAVLFPVFASTLDHCRASFLCIYAAGFILLSYVFGVLLSQPEISISMLGMPTKLSGESAFALMSLLGASIMPHNFYLHSSIVQEHLGPPNTSKSALCHNHLFAILGVFGGIYLVNYVLMNSAANVFYNAGLVLVTFHDAMEQVFRNGILPLVFLLVMFLSNQLTASTWNLGGQVVLHNFLGLDIPGWLHRATIKIVAIVPALYCVWTSGPEGVYQMFILAQVMVALLLPSSVIPLFRVASSRSIMGVYKVSPILEFLSLVTFMGILGLKIIFVVEMIFGSSDWAGNLRLNAGISMSVPFVVLLATAFASFSLMIWLAATPLKSASSESKAHAWKWDMNRTVSETALEREGNELSETRYCGEEPAHILERSLAPENSIESHSDLSFPNYSLDLPETIMESEQEIRLTTVNANSSSGEYPSPPFCGTEEPASIPELASAVVDEVTDDVPGTKTLKIESMNSLEKTVSFEGDLHIEKDDDGDSWEPEEPSKPPGSISSLAPDGPPSFRSLSGKSDDGGNGTGSLSRLAGLGRAARRQLAAILDEFWGQLYDFHGQPTQEAKVKKLDVLLGVDSKPLKVDTTGKEYGGYFPSVGGRGSDALNGSSLYDSPKHLKMQNSIDLSRGYPRGSSLWSNQTQQLDAYAQNSSCNVISSERRYFSLRAAPSAEAWDYQPATVHGYQIASYLNRIAKDRSSNCLNDQIELPASDSPAMGPTNYRGSLASALRQKSQNGVTPAQPPGFENVAVARSSALQSERSYHDKNLSGINDNSGISVNTKKYHSLPDISGFSVPHRVPEKSGQWDSSIGYGLSIGRTNYGTPMYSNAGSRVGVPFSFDELSHLKGYRDALPLQLGSGSGTGSLWSRQPFEQFGVADKSHTAGNEAVGSGLNSVTRDTASGVDLESKLLQSFRHCIVRLLKLDGSDWLFRQNDGADEELIDRVAARERFLYDAEAREMSQVVHIREPQYLSSERRYGSTQKSDEANFANFSISSVPHCGEGCIWKADLIISFGVWCIHRILDLSLMESRPELWGKYTYVLNRLQGVIDLAFSKPRTPMSPCFCLQIPQEYQKRLSPPVSNGMLPPAAKPGKGKCTNAVTLLDMIKDVEIAISCRKGRTGTAAGDVAFPKGKENLASVLKRYKRRLSSKASNVPTSCTMLAAYSS, from the exons ATGGAAGCTGAGGGAGGAAATGCTAACCACCAACGAGGTGCCCTTCATCAGATGTTCCCTGTTCTTTTACCTGTTCTTCTAATATCAATTGGATATGTTGACCCTGGGAAGTGGGTTGCCACCGTTGAAGGAGGTGCACGGTTTGGTTTTGACCTGGTAGTTCCCATGCTTCTTTTTAATTGTGCTGCCATTTTGTGTCAATATCTGTCAGCTAGAATTGGTGTGGTGACTGGGCGTGGTCTTGCTCAG ATTTGCAGCGAAGAGTATGACAAGTCCACTCGTTTATTCCTTGGAGTTCAAGCAGAGCTTTCTGTGGTTGCGTTGGACCTTACCATG GTCCTGGGTGTCGCACATGGGATTAATCTTCTCTTTGGGGTGGATCTCTCCACTGGTGTTTTTCTAGCTGCTCTTGATGCTGTTTTATTCCCAGTTTTTGCCTCCACCTTG GATCACTGCAGGGCAAGTTTCCTATGCATCTATGCAGCAGGTTTCATATTACTTTCTTATGTTTTTGGAGTGCTCCTCAGTCAACCAGAAATTTCTATTTCCATGCTTGGGATGCCAACAAAGTTGAGTGGGGAGAGTGCATTTGCCCTGATGAGTCTTCTTGGAGCAAGCATCATGCCTCACAATTTTTATCTACATTCTTCTATTGTTCAG GAGCATCTGGGACCACCAAATACTTCTAAGAGTGCCTTATGTCACAACCATCTTTTTGCCATCTTAGGCGTCTTTGGTGGAATTTATCTAGTAAATTATGTGCTGATGAATTCAGCTGCAAATGTGTTCTACAATGCTGGCCTTGTCTTGGTTACTTTTCATGATGCAATGGAGCAG GTATTCAGGAATGGTATACTGCCCCTAGTCTTTTTGTTGGTTATGTTCTTATCTAATCAACTTACTGCATCAACCTGGAATCTTGGCGGGCAAGTTGTCTTGCATAATTTCCTTGGGCTTGACATACCGGGTTGGCTTCATCGTGCAACAATCAAAATTGTAGCAATTGTTCCTGCTCTTTATTGTGTGTGGACTTCTGGACCTGAGGGGGTATACCAGATGTTTATCCTTGCGCAGGTGATGGTAGCCCTTCTGTTGCCATCTTCAGTGATCCCCCTTTTTCGGGTTGCCTCATCAAGATCAATTATGGGTGTTTACAAAGTTTCTCCAATTCTGGAGTTCCTATCACTGGTAACATTCATGGGAATTCTGGGTTTAAAGATAATCTTTGTGGTAGAAATGATATTTGGGAGTAGTGATTGGGCTGGGAATTTGAGATTAAATGCTGGGATTAGCATGTCTGTTCCTTTTGTTGTGCTTCTGGCTACTGCTTTTGCATCGTTTTCTTTGATGATTTGGCTGGCAGCTACTCCTTTAAAATCTGCCAGTTCTGAAAGTAAAGCTCATGCATGGAAATGGGATATGAACAGAACTGTTTCTGAGACAGCTTTAGAGAGAGAGGGAAATGAGTTAAGTGAAACTAGATATTGTGGAGAGGAACCTGCTCATATACTGGAAAGATCATTAGCACCAGAAAACTCCATTGAAAGTCATTCAGATTTATCTTTTCCAAATTATAGTCTGGATTTGCCTGAGACAATCATGGAGTCTGAGCAGGAAATACGTCTGACAACTGTTAATGCGAACTCTTCTAGTGGTGAATATCCTAGCCCCCCATTCTGTGGCACTGAGGAACCAGCATCCATACCTGAGTTAGCTTCTGCTGTAGTTGATGAGGTAACAGATGATGTGCCGGGCACAAAGACTCTGAAGATTGAATCAATGAACTCTCTGGAGAAAACAGTGAGTTTTGAGGGAGATCTGCATATCGAAAAAGATGATGATGGAGATTCTTGGGAGCCTGAAGAGCCATCCAAACCTCCTGGAAGTATTTCCTCTTTGGCACCGGATGGACCTCCTTCATTCAGGAGCCTCAGCGGGAAAAGTGATGATGGTGGCAATGGTACTGGAAGTCTCTCTAGATTGGCAGGATTAGGTCGTGCCGCAAGGCGTCAATTAGCTGCCATTCTTGATGAATTTTGGGGCCAATTGTATGATTTTCATGGGCAACCTACCCAAGAAGCAAAGGTGAAGAAATTAGATGTACTATTGGGTGTTGATTCAAAACCATTAAAAGTAGATACAACTGGGAAGGAGTATGGTGGGTATTTCCCTTCGGTGGGAGGAAGAGGATCTGATGCACTTAATGGTTCAAGCCTGTATGACTCTCCAAAGCATTTGAAGATGCAAAATAGTATTGATTTATCACGTGGGTATCCTAGAGGATCATCATTGTGGTCAAACCAGACGCAACAATTAGATGCTTATGCTCAAAATTCTAGCTGTAATGTCATTTCTAGTGAAAGGAGGTACTTTAGTTTGCGTGCTGCACCATCTGCTGAGGCATGGGATTATCAACCAGCTACTGTGCATGGATATCAGATTGCATCTTACCTTAATCGAATTGCTAAAGATAGAAGCTCCAATTGCTTgaatgatcaaattgaattaCCAGCATCAGATTCTCCTGCCATGGGCCCTACAAATTATCGAGGCTCCCTGGCTTCTGCATTAAGGCAAAAATCGCAAAATGGGGTAACTCCTGCTCAGCCCCCTGGATTTGAGAATGTTGCAGTTGCTAGAAGTAGTGCACTACAATCCGAAAGGTCTTATCATGACAAGAACTTATCTGGGATAAATGATAATTCTGGGATATCAGTGAATACAAAGAAGTATCATAGCTTACCGGACATATCTGGGTTCTCTGTTCCTCATCGAGTGCCCGAGAAGAGTGGCCAGTGGGACAGTTCCATTGGATATGGGTTGTCCATTGGTCGGACAAATTATGGAACACCCATGTATTCAAATGCTGGGTCAAGGGTAGGTGTTCCATTTTCCTTTGATGAGCTTTCTCATTTAAAGGGTTATAGAGATGCTTTGCCTTTACAGTTGGGTTCAGGTTCTGGCACTGGGTCCCTTTGGTCTAGACAGCCTTTTGAGCAGTTTGGTGTAGCTGACAAAAGTCACACTGCTGGCAATGAAGCAGTTGGAAGTGGGTTGAACTCAGTAACTCGGGATACTGCTTCTGGTGTGGATTTAGAGTCCAAGCTTCTTCAATCTTTTCGACACTGTATTGTAAGGCTCTTGAAATTAGATGGGTCTGACTGGTTGTTTAGACAAAATGATGGAGCTGATGAGGAGTTAATTGATCGTGTAGCAGCAAGGGAGAGATTTCTTTATGATGCTGAAGCTAGAGAGATGAGCCAGGTTGTTCACATTCGTGAACCTCAATACTTGTCTTCTGAAAGGAGGTATGGTTCTACACAGAAGAGTGATGAGGCAAATTTTGCcaacttctcaatttcatctGTACCTCATTGTGGGGAGGGCTGTATATGGAAAGCGGATTTGATAATAAGCTTTGGAGTGTGGTGCATTCACCGGATCCTTGATCTTTCACTCATGGAAAGCCGACCAGAGCTGTGGGGAAAATACACATATGTGCTTAATCGGCTTCAG GGTGTGATAGATCTTGCATTTTCAAAGCCTCGAACCCCAATGTCCCCGTGCTTCTGCCTTCAAATCCCCCAGGAATATCAGAAGAGGTTAAGCCCTCCTGTTTCAAATGGAATGTTGCCCCCAGCTGCAAAACCTGGCAAGGGTAAGTGTACAAATGCAGTCACGCTCTTGGATATGATTAAGGATGTTGAGATTGCTATATCGTGCCGGAAGGGTCGAACGGGTACTGCTGCTGGTGATGTAGCTTTTCCGAAGGGAAAAGAGAACTTGGCATCTGTCCTTAAACGCTACAAGCGTCGATTGTCCAGCAAAGCATCCAATGTTCCAACATCATGTACGATGTTGGCTGCTTACAGTTCATAG